The following is a genomic window from Puniceicoccus vermicola.
GAGCCTACGCACCGGCGGGATACATTGCTGGAACCACGCTCTCAGGCACGATGACCCTTGGAAGCACGGATCTGTCGGATCTCGGACTCAATCCGGGGCAAAGTGGCGTTGCTTTCAAAGGTTCACAAACGGTAAACTGGTCAGTTGTTCCCGAGCCATCCAGCTATGGTGTTTTGCTTGGCCTTTTTGCTTCTGGTTTCGTCTTTCTAAGACGGCGGAGATAAGAAGCGCAGTTGCGGAGGGGCTCTTGCAAAGGAGCGGGAAAGGCAAAAGGCGTCAGATCTTGATTCTTGAATTTTGTAAGCCCGAGCGGTAATCCAACTTCCTTCGCTGGAACCACAAAAAGCACAGAAATCACAGAAATGGACGGGTGTCCACCTTTTGAGATTTTTGTGCCTTCTGTGGTTAATCACAGCTGGGTTGATCTTTAGTCGGAGATGGTGGGACTGCCGGAGGGGGGAGCGGTCCACGAATTCTTGCAAGAATGATGACGAGGCATTCTTGGGAGTTATCAGAATGCGACTCGGAATCCCCCTTTTTAAGGGGGATAGCAGGGGTCAGCCCGAAAGCGGGGTCAGCCCAATTTTTCATGCAAAGCGCCAAGTTGGATCGTGGGTAGGGTCCGGGGTGCTCTCAACGACTGTGGCGGGACGGTATGTGTCTCGTCTTTACCATTTTATCTCCCACGGATGTTGGGTTGGGAGAACAATGACTTGCTCTTTTACTGACGGGTCGCACACTTCGAATCGGACTGGCGGCAAACCAATTTGCGTATCGCGCTTCTATGAAAACAGAAATTCTCAAGAATTCCTCGCGGATCGACTCCGATTCCTTTTCAGGAGGACTTCTGGAGTTGCGGGATGGGGAAGAGTATTACAACAACCTGTTCTCCCGATCCGAGGTATTGCCTCCGGCGACGGAGGATCTCTCTTCGCTCGAAGTGGCGAGCATGAATGCGCCGGAGGGCGTGATCTATCCAGAGCAGCGGAGCTACTTCTGCTCTCTCGCCTGGTGCGAGCGGGGTGGGTTTATCGTCCAGGGGCGCAGTTGGTCGTTCGAAGTTAAGGCAGGAGAGGTCGCCGTGCTGGACACGGGTATCCACTACCATGCCTCCGCCGGAAAGGACGGAGCAGAGGGATATTACCTTCTGCTGGACGGGTCCCGATGCCACGAGTTGCTCGAACAAACCAACCTTTGGCAGGGAGCCTTCCGCTACCGCGAGATTCCCCGCGATTGGCTCAATCGGATCGCCTTTTGCCTGACCCGCCCGGACCGCCAGGCCATGGCTTCGCACATTGGATATCAAGTCTTTCAGCAGGTCGGTCAGCAAGTGGCCGAGGGCTTCCCGAGCCACCTTTTATGGAAAGCCTGCCTTCACATCCAGACGAACTGGAACAATGAGTCTCTCAGCGTGGAGTCAGTGCTCGCGAGGGTGGATACGTGTCGGTCCAAGTTGTCCGCCCTCTTTAAGGAACACCTTGGAGTATCCATTCTGCAATACATCAACGATATCCGCCTCGGTCACGCCAAGCGGATGCTGGTCGATGGTTCAGAGTCCGTTTCGAGGATTGCCACCTCTTGCGGCATCCGCGACGCCTCGTATTTTTCAAACTGGTTCCGCAAACAGTCCGGACAAAGCCCAACCGCGTTTCGGGAGAATAGGTAAAAACCCCGGCGCAGTCCCCGGACGACTCAAAATTTTGCCCGCCGATGGGCGGGGCTAGGCATCCACGCAGGCGACCATTGGACGACCGACAGCCGAACCGAGAATCACTACAATGTGAGACCTGCATCGAACTATGAAATTTGTCCAAATCCTTGGACATTTCGACGAAACGGTCGACAGAGGCGGGTAGTTGATCGGTGATCAGGTTTTCAAAGTGAAAATAATTCCCACAAACGCTATGAAACCTGGAATCGTAACCTTGATATCCGCTGTCTTGACTCTGATTTGGCTACCTGCTCAAGCAGCGATCACTCTAAACTTTGAATGGGACAGCGTTAGCAATGTGACCACCGCATCATGGAATGGGACGTGGGATGTTGATTCTAGTTCTACGTGGTCAGGATCTTCAGTTCTTTCTTCCACTAGTGGATTCTATGCGATCGAGATTTCGTTCAGTCGGGCTGGCGGTGTATTTGGTGATGGAATATCAGGCACACCTTTTCCCTGGGGGATATCTCGAAACGATTGGGTGATGAGTCCGGGATCGGATAGTTTCGGGTTCGACCAGAACTATGTTTACGGGCCAAACGATTTTACGAATTCCACGATGATCACGGGCTCGATATCCCGCACGGGTAGCTTGACGGATCTTGGCTTCGCCAACAACTCCGGAGGACTCAGCGGAACGCTCTCTGGAGGAGGGGGAACGGTCAACTGGTCCACGAGTGCCGTCATTCCCGAGCCCTCCGCCTACGCCGCCCTAGCCGGTTTCCTAGCCCTAGGCATTGCAGCCTGCCGCCGCAGGGTGCGCAGGTAACGCGAAGAGAGAGATTTCCCGTAGGTGGGTTGGCTTTGCCGCCCACCCGGTTGTCGCTAGGAAGGTAGTCGGCCCGGATGTCCGACAGTCATTCGCCTCACGGCGGGATGCTACGAAACTTGTGATGATTCACGGCACAAGTTTCTAATCCTTTCCACCCCAATTCTCAATTGGATCAGACGCTTTAGGGCCTCCATAAAAACGACATCCCGTGGTGTCGATCCGGATGGATCGGCAGAGCTGGGATCGGGTCCGGAGAGACGGCTCCCGGCTTTTCGCGTCATGCCGATAAAACAATCCGATAAGAACTATTAAATTTGTCCATATCCTTGGACATTTATCCAGCGTGCTTGAACTCGGCTGCCGGATTGGCGCTTCTCCTACCTAGCCAATAAAAACGAGAAAAAGAATGAAAACCGTACTAGTCGCACTTCTGTTTGCTCCCCTTTGGTCATGGGGCGCAATCGTCATCACGATACAGAACGACGGTTCTGATGTTCTTGCTACCGGATCGGGTAGTGCAAATACAGCAGGCCTTAGCGGGTTCGCTAATGCTATTGCCGCACCCGGTATCGACAGTTCACTTGCTCGAGTGTTCATTGGCTCTTCGTTTGCGAGCATTGATCGATACGACCTTCCCGTAGGTGGACCGACTGCAATTGGATCCGTTGGCCCGGCATATCCGAATTCTGGCGGAGGTCAGGTCTTCGGCGTGCTCGGTGGATCTAACTATCTAATTCTTCCCTCCGGATATAGCTCAGGGGATTCACTTTCAGGGTTTTCTCGTTTTACCAATACATCGATCAATGATCTCGGCTTATCTTCAGGGAACTACACATGGAATTGGGGCAGCGGTGCAAATGCAGATTCTCTCACCATCAGCGTTGTTCCTGAACCATCCGCCTACGCTGCCTTAGCGGGCCTCCTGACCCTAGGCATTGCAGTCTGCCGCCGCCGGGTGCGGAGGTAGTATCTCTCCGAAGAGACAACTCACCACTCATCCAAAACGTTCAAGCAAGCTAGATGAAAACCAGAACCGCTCTACTGATTTCAGCGACGCTCAGCGCTTTTTGCATTACTCATTCCTTCGCCGCGATCACCCTCACCATGGAGGAAGTCGGTTCGAACGTGGTTCTTACGGGTAGTGGCACGATTGATCTAGCAGGCATGACATCAGCCGGCTCCCAAAGTGGCTTCAATGCGGAAGTTCAACCCCTGCAAGGAATGATAAGCCTTGGTAGTGCCGCCAGTTTTGATGCCTATTCCGGATCGTTTTCAGGTCCTGCTTTCGGAACCAGCAATGCAGTTACCAGTGCAGACAGCGCCACCGGGTCTCCTTTTGGTTTCGTTGGTATAGGAAAGTCCCTCTTCCTCGCAGTCCCCAGCGGGTTCGGTTCCGGGGATGCGCTCGGCATCTCAACCGCGACTTTCAACAACACCTCTTTCAACGACCTCGGTGTAACGCCCGGCACCTACTCCTATAGTTGGGGAGACAATGGTAGTGCAACCTTGACCGTCGTCCCCGAGCCTTCGTTCTACGGTGTCTTAGCCGGTCTTCTTGCGTTAGGCCTCGCGGCCTGCCGCCGCTGTGAGCGCACTTGCTCCAAGACTTAGTGGGACAGCCGGGCGAGGGAAAATGGGGTCAAACCCCGACACACTCCGTGAGTTCACCCCGCTGCAGCGGGGCGGGACTTGCAGCGCAAAATATAAAGATTTGGTCGACGTCGCTCTCTAGATTTTCCTACGTTTGACATCATTTCTCTGGGGCAGTCCAGTGGATTGAAGATCAACCGCAGATGGATCCCCATTCTGAAAGCGGGAGGCAAATGGGGTCAGCCCAGTGTTTCATGTATTTGATCGGGGAAAGTTCATCCAGACCAAGTGAGGGGGGAGGTTAGGGTCGGCGGTAATTAGTGTCGGTGCAAGTTCACCTACATCGACTTGCCACACGGAAACCACCTTCCTCAGGACACCTGACGCCAAGGTCATGAAACGCTCGGCTTGGAAATTCACGTTTCTGGGACAGGCTCTTTCACACTGGCATCCTGTATGCCAAGTTTGGCGCCGGTTGTTGCGGGCACTTCCAAGATTTGGCCGGCATCCAACAGACGGTTCCTCAGCTTCGCATAGTCGATCGATTGCACGTCCGCTCTTG
Proteins encoded in this region:
- a CDS encoding helix-turn-helix transcriptional regulator — encoded protein: MKTEILKNSSRIDSDSFSGGLLELRDGEEYYNNLFSRSEVLPPATEDLSSLEVASMNAPEGVIYPEQRSYFCSLAWCERGGFIVQGRSWSFEVKAGEVAVLDTGIHYHASAGKDGAEGYYLLLDGSRCHELLEQTNLWQGAFRYREIPRDWLNRIAFCLTRPDRQAMASHIGYQVFQQVGQQVAEGFPSHLLWKACLHIQTNWNNESLSVESVLARVDTCRSKLSALFKEHLGVSILQYINDIRLGHAKRMLVDGSESVSRIATSCGIRDASYFSNWFRKQSGQSPTAFRENR
- a CDS encoding PEP-CTERM sorting domain-containing protein encodes the protein MKTVLVALLFAPLWSWGAIVITIQNDGSDVLATGSGSANTAGLSGFANAIAAPGIDSSLARVFIGSSFASIDRYDLPVGGPTAIGSVGPAYPNSGGGQVFGVLGGSNYLILPSGYSSGDSLSGFSRFTNTSINDLGLSSGNYTWNWGSGANADSLTISVVPEPSAYAALAGLLTLGIAVCRRRVRR